In one window of Juglans regia cultivar Chandler chromosome 3, Walnut 2.0, whole genome shotgun sequence DNA:
- the LOC108980184 gene encoding probable WRKY transcription factor 31 isoform X2, which translates to MDKGWGLTLDSDSLGSFLLNKNKLSHDRMFPGIQFPVPLDRREEQKTPPPSDENRYFVDEVDFFADKRRSGFHKDDVDDSKAIIKKENFHGEATPRPDLDVNTGLHLLTANTGSDQSTVDDGISSDTHEDKRAKTELAQLQIELQHMNSENQRLRDMLGQVSNNYSTLQMHLVALMQQQQNHRADSTQEHEVVVEGKSEVTKQDVGGAVVPRQFMDLGPGAIAEINEVSQSSSEDRTISGSPRNINTGKSEIVSFDKDRDGKRVGREESPQSETQGWVPNKLPKLNASKAIDHQSTEATMRKARVSVRARSEAPMITDGCQWRKYGQKMAKGNPCPRAYYRCTMAVGCPVRKQVQRCAEDRTILITTYEGNHNHPLPPAAMTMASTTTAAATMLLSGSMSSADGLMNPNLLARAILPCSSSMATISASAPFPTVTLDLTHSPNPLQFQRSPSQFPVHFQGQHQTFGSVPTPPLTQVLGQALYNQSKFAGLQLSQEMGASQLSHTQNQAAPQQQTLHPTQPPSLADTVSAATAAITADPNFTAALAAAISSIIGGAHPNNNAATNNNSNSANMTTNNSNKISSFRGN; encoded by the exons ATGGACAAAGGATGGGGTCTCACCCTTGACTCCGATTCCCTCGGCAGCTTCCTCCTCAACAAGAACAAGCTATCCCACGATAGGATGTTCCCCGGTATTCAGTTTCCGGTGCCTCTTGACCGTAGGGAGGAGCAGAAAACTCCACCGCCGTCCGATGAGAACCGGTATTTTGTCGACGAGGTTGACTTCTTTGCGGATAAGAGAAGGTCAGGTTTTCATAAAGACGATGTTGATGATTCCAAAGCCATTATCAAGAAGGAGAATTTCCATGGTGAAGCTACTCCCAGGCCTGATTTGGATGTCAAC ACTGGGTTGCACCTTCTTACCGCTAATACTGGAAGTGATCAATCAACGGTGGATGATGGGATTTCATCGGACACTCATGAAGACAAGAGAGCAAAGACTGAG CTGGCACAGTTGCAAATAGAGCTCCAACATATGAATTCGGAAAACCAAAGGCTGAGAGATATGCTTGGTCAAGTAAGCAACAATTACAGTACCCTACAGATGCATCTTGTGGCATTAATGCAACAGCAACAGAATCATCGAGCCGATAGCACACAAGAGCATGAG GTCGTTGTTGAAGGTAAATCTGAAGTGACAAAGCAGGATGTTGGAGGTGCAGTTGTGCCTAGACAGTTTATGGATCTAGGCCCTGGTGCCATAGCTGAGATAAACGAGGTATCTCAGTCATCATCGGAAGACCGAACCATTTCTGGATCGCCTAGGAACATTAACACCGGTAAGAGTGAGATTGTTTCATTTGATAAAGATCGGGATGGCAAAAGGGTTGGTAGGGAAGAGAGCCCGCAGTCCGAAACACAAGGTTGGGTTCCAAATAAGCTTCCCAAATTGAATGCCTCCAAGGCTATTGACCACCAATCCACAGAAGCTACGATGAGGAAAGCCCGTGTCTCAGTTCGTGCACGATCAGAAGCTCCTATg ATCACCGATGGCTGCCAATGGCGAAAATACGGACAAAAGATGGCGAAAGGCAACCCATGTCCCCGGGCGTATTATCGCTGTACTATGGCGGTTGGCTGTCCTGTCCGCAAACAA GTTCAACGCTGTGCTGAGGACCGAACGATTTTAATAACTACTTATGAAGGAAACCATAATCATCCGCTTCCTCCAGCAGCAATGACCATGGCATCAACCACAACGGCCGCTGCCACCATGTTGCTATCGGGATCCATGTCGAGCGCAGATGGGCTGATGAATCCAAATTTGTTGGCAAGGGCTATTCTCCCTTGCTCATCGAGCATGGCAACGATCTCAGCTTCAGCGCCATTTCCTACCGTGACGCTGGACCTTACTCACTCCCCCAACCCGTTACAGTTTCAAAGATCCCCTTCCCAGTTTCCGGTCCATTTCCAAGGCCAACACCAGACCTTTGGGTCGGTGCCAACCCCACCACTGACTCAGGTTCTTGGTCAAGCACTCTACAACCAATCGAAATTCGCCGGCCTTCAGCTTTCCCAAGAAATGGGAGCTTCCCAATTATCCCACACCCAAAACCAAGCAGCACCCCAACAACAGACGTTGCACCCAACTCAGCCGCCTTCGTTGGCTGACACGGTGAGTGCTGCCACCGCCGCCATCACCGCCGACCCAAACTTCACCGCAGCTCTTGCTGCGGCCATCTCATCCATCATAGGCGGAGCTCATCCGAACAATAACGCCGCCAccaacaacaacagcaacagTGCCAACATGACAACAAACAACAGCAACAAAATCAGCAGCTTTCGTGGGAATTAG
- the LOC108980184 gene encoding probable WRKY transcription factor 31 isoform X1, producing the protein MDKGWGLTLDSDSLGSFLLNKNKLSHDRMFPGIQFPVPLDRREEQKTPPPSDENRYFVDEVDFFADKRRSGFHKDDVDDSKAIIKKENFHGEATPRPDLDVNTGLHLLTANTGSDQSTVDDGISSDTHEDKRAKTEQLAQLQIELQHMNSENQRLRDMLGQVSNNYSTLQMHLVALMQQQQNHRADSTQEHEVVVEGKSEVTKQDVGGAVVPRQFMDLGPGAIAEINEVSQSSSEDRTISGSPRNINTGKSEIVSFDKDRDGKRVGREESPQSETQGWVPNKLPKLNASKAIDHQSTEATMRKARVSVRARSEAPMITDGCQWRKYGQKMAKGNPCPRAYYRCTMAVGCPVRKQVQRCAEDRTILITTYEGNHNHPLPPAAMTMASTTTAAATMLLSGSMSSADGLMNPNLLARAILPCSSSMATISASAPFPTVTLDLTHSPNPLQFQRSPSQFPVHFQGQHQTFGSVPTPPLTQVLGQALYNQSKFAGLQLSQEMGASQLSHTQNQAAPQQQTLHPTQPPSLADTVSAATAAITADPNFTAALAAAISSIIGGAHPNNNAATNNNSNSANMTTNNSNKISSFRGN; encoded by the exons ATGGACAAAGGATGGGGTCTCACCCTTGACTCCGATTCCCTCGGCAGCTTCCTCCTCAACAAGAACAAGCTATCCCACGATAGGATGTTCCCCGGTATTCAGTTTCCGGTGCCTCTTGACCGTAGGGAGGAGCAGAAAACTCCACCGCCGTCCGATGAGAACCGGTATTTTGTCGACGAGGTTGACTTCTTTGCGGATAAGAGAAGGTCAGGTTTTCATAAAGACGATGTTGATGATTCCAAAGCCATTATCAAGAAGGAGAATTTCCATGGTGAAGCTACTCCCAGGCCTGATTTGGATGTCAAC ACTGGGTTGCACCTTCTTACCGCTAATACTGGAAGTGATCAATCAACGGTGGATGATGGGATTTCATCGGACACTCATGAAGACAAGAGAGCAAAGACTGAG CAGCTGGCACAGTTGCAAATAGAGCTCCAACATATGAATTCGGAAAACCAAAGGCTGAGAGATATGCTTGGTCAAGTAAGCAACAATTACAGTACCCTACAGATGCATCTTGTGGCATTAATGCAACAGCAACAGAATCATCGAGCCGATAGCACACAAGAGCATGAG GTCGTTGTTGAAGGTAAATCTGAAGTGACAAAGCAGGATGTTGGAGGTGCAGTTGTGCCTAGACAGTTTATGGATCTAGGCCCTGGTGCCATAGCTGAGATAAACGAGGTATCTCAGTCATCATCGGAAGACCGAACCATTTCTGGATCGCCTAGGAACATTAACACCGGTAAGAGTGAGATTGTTTCATTTGATAAAGATCGGGATGGCAAAAGGGTTGGTAGGGAAGAGAGCCCGCAGTCCGAAACACAAGGTTGGGTTCCAAATAAGCTTCCCAAATTGAATGCCTCCAAGGCTATTGACCACCAATCCACAGAAGCTACGATGAGGAAAGCCCGTGTCTCAGTTCGTGCACGATCAGAAGCTCCTATg ATCACCGATGGCTGCCAATGGCGAAAATACGGACAAAAGATGGCGAAAGGCAACCCATGTCCCCGGGCGTATTATCGCTGTACTATGGCGGTTGGCTGTCCTGTCCGCAAACAA GTTCAACGCTGTGCTGAGGACCGAACGATTTTAATAACTACTTATGAAGGAAACCATAATCATCCGCTTCCTCCAGCAGCAATGACCATGGCATCAACCACAACGGCCGCTGCCACCATGTTGCTATCGGGATCCATGTCGAGCGCAGATGGGCTGATGAATCCAAATTTGTTGGCAAGGGCTATTCTCCCTTGCTCATCGAGCATGGCAACGATCTCAGCTTCAGCGCCATTTCCTACCGTGACGCTGGACCTTACTCACTCCCCCAACCCGTTACAGTTTCAAAGATCCCCTTCCCAGTTTCCGGTCCATTTCCAAGGCCAACACCAGACCTTTGGGTCGGTGCCAACCCCACCACTGACTCAGGTTCTTGGTCAAGCACTCTACAACCAATCGAAATTCGCCGGCCTTCAGCTTTCCCAAGAAATGGGAGCTTCCCAATTATCCCACACCCAAAACCAAGCAGCACCCCAACAACAGACGTTGCACCCAACTCAGCCGCCTTCGTTGGCTGACACGGTGAGTGCTGCCACCGCCGCCATCACCGCCGACCCAAACTTCACCGCAGCTCTTGCTGCGGCCATCTCATCCATCATAGGCGGAGCTCATCCGAACAATAACGCCGCCAccaacaacaacagcaacagTGCCAACATGACAACAAACAACAGCAACAAAATCAGCAGCTTTCGTGGGAATTAG
- the LOC108980181 gene encoding uncharacterized protein LOC108980181 yields MGSLFTLRSLPEIRPATCSFFFLIIQLILPFLSLATAQASLCRTSCGNIPINYPFGIDDGCGSPYYRHMLVCSNAGILELRTPSGRYPVRNVSYSHTHILVTDPFMWNCLDGDNFRPTRPFSLDTSTHFSLSPQNEYLFFNCSEEDVIIQPKPRFCDHFPDRCDSSCDSASHLCRLLPDCPSALSGSSCCSYYPKATESLRLMLTYCASYTSVYWKNIGEPQPYDQVAEYGVRVDFDIPVTTRCLQCQDTLKGGGTCGFDTQKQNFLCLCEQGNVTTYCKDQEGISGHNRRVRVIAGTVTAVSAAGALGIGAGIFYWRKVRAKAPVTCGVQSNENRLF; encoded by the exons ATGGGTTCTCTGTTCACCCTCAGATCCCTACCAGAAATTAGGCCTGCAACTTGttcattctttttcttaatcattCAGCTTATCCTCCCCTTTCTCAGCCTCGCAACAGCTCAAGCCAGCCTCTGCAGAACCTCTTGTGGCAACATTCCTATCAACTACCCTTTCGGGATTGATGATGGTTGTGGAAGCCCTTATTACCGACACATGCTTGTCTGCTCCAACGCCGGAATACTTGAGCTCCGAACACCTTCTGGGAGATACCCAGTTCGTAATGTGAGCTATTCCCATACTCACATTTTAGTCACTGATCCTTTCATGTGGAATTGCCTGGATGGAGATAACTTCCGTCCAACCAGGCCTTTTAGCCTTGACACAAGCACACATTTCTCACTCTCCCCACAGAATGAATACCTCTTTTTCAACTGCAGCGAAGAGGATGTGATCATTCAGCCAAAGCCTAGGTTTTGTGATCACTTTCCCGATCGGTGTGACTCCTCTTGTGACAGTGCTAGTCATCTCTGCAGACTCCTACCAGATTGCCCCTCTGCATTGAGTGGCAGTTCTTGCTGTTCTTACTATCCCAAAGCCACTGAATCCCTGAGGCTGATGCTTACGTATTGTGCTAGTTATACTAGCGTGTACTGGAAAAATATTGGTGAACCTCAACCTTATGATCAAGTCGCTGAATATGGGGTTAGGGTTGATTTTGATATTCCGGTGACCACTCGTTGCCTTCAGTGCCAGGATACTCTGAAGGGAGGCGGGACGTGTGGATTTGATACTCAGAAGCAGAATTTCTTGTGCCTATGCGAGCAAGGAAATGTCACTACTTATTGTAAAG ATCAAGAAGGCATTTCTGGGCATAATAGGAGGGTTAGAGTTATTGCAG GGACAGTGACTGCAGTTTCAGCTGCTGGGGCCCTAGGAATTGGAGCTGGTATATTTTACTGGAGGAAAGTGAGAGCCAAGGCACCAGTAACATGTGGGGTTCAAAGCAATGAGAATAGGCTTTTCTGA
- the LOC108979226 gene encoding putative pectate lyase 2, whose protein sequence is MASDLLVIIILLSCFLAHLASTSEVADYTPQPLSSISNSPKLTTNILNVIDACWRTKSNWAANRRSLADCVVGFGKDAIGGKFGAIYVVTTSDDDPVNPKPGTLRYGVIQEKPLWIIFAKDMVIKLKNELIMNSFKTIDGRGAKVEIAYGPCITVQGVSHVIIHGISIHDCKPGKDGLVRDSPTHVGRRRGSDGDAIAIFASSNVWIDHCFLARCTDGLIDVVHASTAITISNNYFSQHDKVMLLGHNDKFTADKVMKVTIVFNRFGAGCVERMPRVRFGYAHVANNKYEEWLMYAVGGSANPTIFSEGNYFKASNIPFAKQVTKREARGAWKDWKWRSSKDVFVNGAYFVQSGWGSCSPYYSRTQSFSVAHGLMVPALTSSAGPLQCVAAKACKF, encoded by the exons ATGGCCTCTGATCTCCTAGTAATAATCATATTGCTTTCATGTTTTCTAGCACACTTGGCTTCAACTTCTGAAGTGGCCGATTACACCCCACAACCCTTGAGCTCAATCTCCAACAGTCCTAAGCTGACTACAAACATTTTGAACGTAATAGACGCATGCTGGCGCACCAAATCGAATTGGGCGGCCAACCGGCGTTCTCTGGCTGATTGCGTGGTAGGTTTCGGCAAAGATGCAATAGGAGGAAAGTTTGGGGCAATATACGTGGTCACCACCTCTGATGATGACCCCGTGAACCCTAAACCAGGCACACTTCGATATGGTGTCATCCAAGAAAAGCCACTTTGGATCATTTTTGCCAAGGACATGGTGATTAAGCTCAAGAACGAGCTTATTATGAATAGTTTCAAGACCATCGACGGCAGAGGTGCTAAAGTGGAGATTGCATACGGCCCATGCATCACAGTGCAAGGTGTTAGCCACGTCATTATACATGGGATTAGTATTCATGACTGTAAACCCGGGAAAGATGGCCTTGTTAGGGACAGTCCGACACATGTTGGACGTCGTCGAGGCTCCGACGGAGATGCCATTGCCATCTTTGCGTCTTCGAATGTTTGGATCGATCATTGCTTTCTCGCACGTTGCACCGACGGCCTCATTGATGTAGTCCATGCATCGACTGCAATCACCATCTCTAACAACTACTTCTCCCAGCATGATAAA GTGATGCTGCTGGGACACAATGATAAATTTACTGCAGATAAAGTCATGAAAGTCACAATAGTTTTCAACCGTTTTGGTGCCGGGTGTGTTGAAAGGATGCCCAG GGTCAGGTTTGGATATGCCCATGTCgccaataataaatatgaagaatGGCTTATGTATGCTGTTGGCGGCAGTGCTAATCCAACCATCTTCAGCGAAGGAAACTACTTCAAAGCTTCCAATATTCCCTTTGCCAAACag GTCACCAAAAGAGAGGCAAGAGGTGCCTGGAAGGATTGGAAATGGAGGTCTTCTAAGGATGTATTTGTCAATGGTGCTTATTTTGTTCAATCCGGGTGGGGAAGTTGCTCTCCATATTACTCTCGAACTCAATCGTTTTCAGTTGCTCATGGATTGATGGTCCCTGCTCTGACTTCCAGTGCTGGTCCTCTGCAATGTGTTGCTGCTAAAGCTTGCAAATTTTAG